The sequence AACCGAGCGTGGCCGAGAGCGGCAATTCGCCTTCCGCCGCCCGCACCAGCGACGGGGCGGCGATACCCTCGCCGGTGGCGATGTCATCATCGGTCAGCACCACGCGCACCCGCCCGCCGCGCGGGGCGAGGGTGAGCGCGCCGCCGCGCTCGACAAGGTCGAAGGCGAAGGCCCGGGCCAGCGGTTCCAGCGCCGCCCGCGCCGTCATCGGCCGGTCGACGACATAGCCGTCGATGATGCCGCGCAGCTCGCCGGTCGCAAGGTCCGGCACGCCGAAATCCGCCGCCAGCGCCTGCGTCAGCTCGGCCAGCGGCGCGGCGCCGAGCCGGCCGGTGAGCCAGTGCCCGGTCTGCCAGTTGGCCCCGTCCGCCCACACATGGGTGGCGTTAGGAAACACCGGGAAGGGCCGCGCGTCCCAGGTCCAGAGATGGATCGCCGCCGGGTCGATCATCCGCCCGCCCGGCAGCGCCGGGGCCGGCGGGTTCAGCGCGGTGGAGCCGGAAAAGCCGGCGAGGCTCACCTCCAGATGCCGGCGCTGGATCAGGTCATCACGCGCGCCGGAGGAAAAGGGCGGCAGCCCGCCCTCGGTCGATTTCGGGTCGGGAAAGGCGCTCGGCCGGTTGGCGCCCTTGTCCACCGCCGGGCAGCCGATTTCCATCAGCCGCACGGGCTTCGAACCCGGCACCCAGGCCGTCGCGCTCGCCTGCCGCACGCCGCCGACGCGCTCGTGATGCGCGTGGCTCCACCAGCCGGCGAGGTCCTTCTGGCGAAACACCCACGGCTCGCCATAGGCGCCATCGGTGATCGGCGCCCGCATCTGCGCCGCACGGGCGGCCTCATCCGGGTAATACCAGTCGAAGGCTTCGCCGCCCGTGAGGTTGCCGGCGAGATAGGCGCGGTCATGCCCACTCTCATACGCGTCCGCGTCGAGATGCGCGTCGCCCTCGCGCCAGTCGGCGAGCGGCGGGTACCAGTCGATGCCGATGAAATCGAGTGCCGACGAGGCCCAGAGCGGGTCGAGCGGAAAACGCACCTCCGCCCCGCCGTCGCGCACATGCGCGCCATATTCCGTCCAGTCGGCGGCATAGCCGATCTGCGTGCCGGGCCCCAGCATCGCCCGCACCTCGCCCGCCAGCGCGGCGAAGGCGCCAGCGGCGGGGTAGACGCCCGGCGCGGCGCGCACGCGGGTCAGCGCCGCCATTTCCGAACCGATGAGGATCGCCTCCACCCCGCCGGCGATCTGCGCCAGCTTGGCGTAGTGCAGCACCATGCGGCGCAGCGTCCACTCGGCCGGGCCGGCATAGGTGACCTGGCCGGAGGCGGCGCCGAACTGCGCGGCGGTGGCGGTGCCGAACAGCGCCGCCACCTGCGCCCCCGCCGCCGCCGTGCCGTCGGGCGAGCCGGCGACACCGGGGGCGGGATGGCAGGTGATGCGCCCGCGCCAGGGATGCGCCTTCTGCATCGCCCCCGGCGCATAGGGGTCCGGCAGCGTGTTGCCGGCGGGAATGTCCATCATCACGAACGGGTTCAGCGTGACCTTGAGCCCGCGCGCCTTTAGCGCCTGAAGCGCGGCGATCACGCTGGAATCGGAAGGCGTGCCGCCATAGGCGGGCTTGCCGTCAAACTGGCTCACCAGCGCCGCCGTGCTGCGGGTCTGCCCCGCCACCTGCCAGCTTACGGGAAAGACGCCGATCTGCGTCGGCTTGCTGCGCCGCTCCACCGCCGGGCGGATCTGGCACGAACCGGCGCGCAGATCGGTGCCGAACCAGGTGACGACCAGCGCCACCCGTTCGAGATTCGGGCAGGCGGCAAGCAGCTGGTCGAGGCTCGCGGCAAAATCGCTGGCATGGGTGCTCACATGCCGGTTTTCCAGCTGGTAGACGCCCGGCCGGTCCACCCGCAGCACCTCGCGCGGCTCATAGCCGAACTCGGTGGCGCCGGGGATCAGCGTCACCGCCCGCACTGCCTTCTCCAGCGCCCCCACCGCCCGCTCGACCTCGACGGAAATCTGCGGCAGCCGGTTGCCGAAGCGGGCGAGCGGCAGGCGCTCGAAGACCAGATAGGCGAGGCCGCGATAGGCCGGCGCCCCCGGCACGCGCGCCTCGATCAGCGGATCGGGCAGCTGGTCCTCGCCGCCGCGATGCAGCCGCACATTCAGCGCGCGGGTGTCGAGCAGCCTTCCATCGGCCCAGATGCGGCCGATCCGCGTCACCGGGCCTTCGCACAGGCCGACGGCGAAGCTGCCGAAATAGCTGTAGGTCGTGGTGCTGGCGCCGCCGGCCATTCCCCCCTTGCCGCCGGAAGCCTGCGTCTGGGTGGACACCACCTCCTGCACCGGCGCCGCCCAGATCACCTGGCCGGAAAGCCGCGCCCGCCCATAGAGCCGGGGCAGCGCCGCGCCCTCGGTGGAGGTCATGGTGCCGAACTCGGCGAGGCGCGGCCCTTCCGTGCGCTGGCCGGGGTTCAGCACCAGGCTGTCGATGGCCGAGCCGCCGAGCGCGCCCAGCGCCCGCCCGGCCAGCGCGCCCACCGGCCCGAACAGCGCCCCGCCAATCGTCCCACCCAGCGCGCCGAGAATGAGTGTGGCCATGTTTTTCGCTCGTCATCTGCCATGGGGAAGGCCTGCTCCCCGGACCAGCCGCGCGCCGCGCGGCGCCGATCCGGGGCCCAGGGGAGACTTTTCGGCCGAAGCGCTTTGTGCTGGGTCCCGGCGCGGCGCTCCGCCTGCGGCGTCACTGGGCCGGGACACGAAGCGCTTAATCGCTCGCCCCTCACGCGCCGGGAAAGGCGAAGGCGAAGGCGAGGCGGCGGCGCCACCAGGGGGCGAGGAACACTTCCGCCACCGCCGCGCCGTCATGGGCGTGCACCATGCGGTCGGGCGTCACCAGCAGCGCCGCGTGCTTGGCGGGAAAGCCCTCGCGCCAGCGGAACAGCAGCACATCGCCGGGGGCGATGGCCTCCACTTCCACGGCGCGCATGTGGCGCCCCGCCGCCTGCGCCATCTGTTCGGCCTTGGTCGCCTCGGCCCAGTCCGGCGCATAGGCCGGCAGGTCCTGCGGCTCCGGCCCCACAACCGCCCGCCACACCCCACGGATGAGGCCGAGGCAGTCCGCGCCCTCGCCTTTCAGCGAGGCGCGGTGGAGATAAGGCGTGCCGATCCATTCCCGCGCCTCGGCGATCGCCTGCGCGCGCAGATCCCGCTCGCCCATCACGGCCTCCCCGGCGTCGCCACCCGCAGCACCGCGTCATTGCCCGGCATGTGCGGAAAGCCGCGAAAATTCAGCGTGTTGGTAAAGCGGTCGCGGCAGGTGGCGAAGCTCTTGTCGCAGCCGGCGGTGACGGTGAACGCATCCCCGGGCGCCAGCGCGGCCGGCGGCCGCTGCCACAGTTCCAGCCGCACCGTGCCGGCGCTCACGCTGTGCGCCTTCACCTCGGTAGCGAAGCCTTCATTGACGCCGCTGGTGACGACGAGCCGCCCCTGCGTGAACCAGCCCGCCGCATAGGCGCCGAGCCCTTCCGCCACGATCAGCCCCGGCGCCTCCGCCGCGCCCACCGTGCCATGGCCGGTGAAGGCCGGCGCGGCCAGCGCGATCCCGCAGCGGCCATCGCCGAGATCGGCATCGCAGCCGGCGGTGAACAGCCGCCCGCGCACCACATTCAGCGCGGATGAGAGGCCGCGCAGTTCGGCGGTGAAGCTACCCTCGCTGCGCCGCACCTCGCCGAGCGTCGCCCGCCGCAGCAGCACGAAGTTCGCCGGCGCCGACCAGTCGGCGAGGATCAGCTCGATCCCCGCCCCGTCATAGCGCCCGGCATCGAGATCGCCGTCGTCGATCAGCTCCGAGGTCAGCGCCGCCGCCATCTCGCCGCCGCCGACCGCGAAACCCTGCGCCGCCGCGTCCTCGCTGCCGGAAACGCCGGCGGCGGCGCGGAACAGCGTGCCGTCCACGGCAAGGTCCTCGTCATGTTCGGTGAGCGCGATCACCACACCGTCGCGGCGGGTGATCCGCCAGCAGCGCGCCAGGGTCGTCACCCCGCCCGCGAGCGACGCGGCGAGGCCTTCGGGCAGTTCCCTCACGGCCGTATCTCCACAATGGGAATGCGCGGGATCGCCCCCGCCTCGAAGGCGGAGAGGTTCACTTCGAGAAAGTCGGTGTCGAAGCGCACCGGCACGTCGAACAGGAAGCCGGCGGTGACACTGGCCCCCAGCGCCGGCACATGGCCGGGCATGAA comes from Ancylobacter polymorphus and encodes:
- a CDS encoding DUF2163 domain-containing protein is translated as MRELPEGLAASLAGGVTTLARCWRITRRDGVVIALTEHDEDLAVDGTLFRAAAGVSGSEDAAAQGFAVGGGEMAAALTSELIDDGDLDAGRYDGAGIELILADWSAPANFVLLRRATLGEVRRSEGSFTAELRGLSSALNVVRGRLFTAGCDADLGDGRCGIALAAPAFTGHGTVGAAEAPGLIVAEGLGAYAAGWFTQGRLVVTSGVNEGFATEVKAHSVSAGTVRLELWQRPPAALAPGDAFTVTAGCDKSFATCRDRFTNTLNFRGFPHMPGNDAVLRVATPGRP
- a CDS encoding baseplate multidomain protein megatron, which encodes MATLILGALGGTIGGALFGPVGALAGRALGALGGSAIDSLVLNPGQRTEGPRLAEFGTMTSTEGAALPRLYGRARLSGQVIWAAPVQEVVSTQTQASGGKGGMAGGASTTTYSYFGSFAVGLCEGPVTRIGRIWADGRLLDTRALNVRLHRGGEDQLPDPLIEARVPGAPAYRGLAYLVFERLPLARFGNRLPQISVEVERAVGALEKAVRAVTLIPGATEFGYEPREVLRVDRPGVYQLENRHVSTHASDFAASLDQLLAACPNLERVALVVTWFGTDLRAGSCQIRPAVERRSKPTQIGVFPVSWQVAGQTRSTAALVSQFDGKPAYGGTPSDSSVIAALQALKARGLKVTLNPFVMMDIPAGNTLPDPYAPGAMQKAHPWRGRITCHPAPGVAGSPDGTAAAGAQVAALFGTATAAQFGAASGQVTYAGPAEWTLRRMVLHYAKLAQIAGGVEAILIGSEMAALTRVRAAPGVYPAAGAFAALAGEVRAMLGPGTQIGYAADWTEYGAHVRDGGAEVRFPLDPLWASSALDFIGIDWYPPLADWREGDAHLDADAYESGHDRAYLAGNLTGGEAFDWYYPDEAARAAQMRAPITDGAYGEPWVFRQKDLAGWWSHAHHERVGGVRQASATAWVPGSKPVRLMEIGCPAVDKGANRPSAFPDPKSTEGGLPPFSSGARDDLIQRRHLEVSLAGFSGSTALNPPAPALPGGRMIDPAAIHLWTWDARPFPVFPNATHVWADGANWQTGHWLTGRLGAAPLAELTQALAADFGVPDLATGELRGIIDGYVVDRPMTARAALEPLARAFAFDLVERGGALTLAPRGGRVRVVLTDDDIATGEGIAAPSLVRAAEGELPLSATLGFIDGTTDYRRATAASRRLAGAARAETGMDTAMVADPGLAAGLADQWLQDAWAGRDTLSLTLPPSHLALEPGDLVRLERDGRARLMEIVSIEERGTRRVEARSIDPAVFALALREGRAGEVELPGGEGPALVHLLSVPLAGSEGAPVLAWLGAFVTPWPGSLTVWRAVDGGSFEPVATLSAAAVTGETLEALPAGPLWRWQRASLEVELDGGLLAGASAEAVLGGANALALIDPSGAVEVIQFTEAELIGATRWRLSGLLRGQLGTEARAAQDWPAGTRLMKIDANLVPVASGLDMIGRAVTYRIGGADRDHGDDAVTEIAATLGPQALRPFAPVHARARRGPAGVTLSWTRRTRAGGDSWDLVEVPLGETSEAYAVEILSGDAVKRRFTVSVPAVLYASADEIADFGAAQPFLDVRIAQLSAEVGAGAALTARLRS
- a CDS encoding NlpC/P60 family protein, with product MGERDLRAQAIAEAREWIGTPYLHRASLKGEGADCLGLIRGVWRAVVGPEPQDLPAYAPDWAEATKAEQMAQAAGRHMRAVEVEAIAPGDVLLFRWREGFPAKHAALLVTPDRMVHAHDGAAVAEVFLAPWWRRRLAFAFAFPGA